A genomic region of Paenibacillus sp. PL2-23 contains the following coding sequences:
- a CDS encoding DUF6731 family protein yields the protein MARKYIRFNYFEVQLVDAAQHVRAEIDEDYEVYAAENWDMEQFINYLDAHKEHFNTNVSIGDEYSEIEKDAYIFDQTRRLYHFQLSKLRETNIPSKKKMGEIKESILLDQDEYIGEFNSIVYDISLGALIMQSNFYGLTVKQVELVLTELRFRYLNQIGRNEENPLIVKLAPLIDRAKIQRVLDADYYKKIRIKGSDFMLDAALGEDNLLCEARDMLLEASGVNIDITISLGRSERTASLNNDAIRGALAPFVGLNPGDRVPQVEVTALYNEESEVETINLIEPRMTDRVPVDVEPRSTVGHEYLFQSFLEMYNDRRGDVRRVMIPILGE from the coding sequence ATGGCAAGGAAGTATATAAGATTCAATTATTTTGAAGTACAATTGGTTGATGCTGCTCAACATGTACGCGCTGAAATTGATGAAGACTATGAGGTTTATGCAGCTGAAAACTGGGATATGGAACAGTTTATTAATTATTTGGATGCACATAAAGAGCATTTTAACACAAATGTAAGTATCGGCGATGAGTATTCTGAAATAGAAAAAGATGCATATATATTTGATCAAACAAGAAGGTTGTATCACTTTCAATTATCAAAATTAAGAGAAACAAACATCCCATCAAAAAAGAAGATGGGAGAGATTAAAGAGAGCATATTGCTAGATCAAGATGAGTATATTGGTGAATTCAATAGCATTGTATATGATATCAGTCTTGGCGCATTAATTATGCAATCAAACTTTTATGGGCTGACTGTCAAACAGGTAGAGCTTGTTCTAACTGAATTACGTTTTAGGTATCTAAATCAAATAGGAAGAAATGAAGAGAATCCTTTAATAGTCAAACTTGCCCCCTTAATTGATCGCGCTAAGATTCAACGAGTGTTGGATGCAGATTATTATAAAAAGATTCGCATCAAAGGTTCCGATTTTATGCTGGATGCAGCTTTGGGTGAAGATAATTTATTATGTGAGGCAAGGGATATGTTGCTTGAAGCCTCTGGTGTTAATATCGATATCACAATCTCTCTTGGGAGATCTGAAAGAACAGCATCTTTGAATAATGACGCAATTAGAGGAGCTTTGGCACCGTTTGTTGGATTAAATCCCGGAGATCGAGTTCCTCAAGTTGAGGTGACTGCATTATATAATGAAGAGTCAGAGGTTGAGACTATTAACCTTATCGAACCTAGGATGACAGATCGAGTACCAGTTGATGTTGAGCCTCGTAGTACTGTTGGACATGAATATTTGTTTCAATCGTTTCTAGAAATGTATAACGATAGAAGAGGAGACGTTAGAAGGGTGATGATTCCAATTCTAGGGGAGTGA
- a CDS encoding phage minor capsid protein, with the protein MVTLEQIVALYVRADERLRELVQSLEDSSIGRLRKEMLLRQIEEIIAELTAQAGQQTAALIGDEYRAGAAAAVQQITAVGVAREAIDDTLRPLIHQPAAQSIMDDAFYSILEASDNMSRDAKRRIENAVRTANERSLTEGMSRREATKQAVADINNRGITGIVAKNGAQIPADKYMAGVVHYHQRKAHVTGIEKMVVQNGLDLVYVNFVGITCEFCAKYQGRVYSISGNDPRFPKLELRPPYHSHCVHSISAWIEEYAPVDEVERMITTSNRPFTDNRTEANIRRYNEMQRDKSRKNETRKQWMRYKAVLPNDTPDLRQFASIKTKSGQAYADLQELYRKTNVINKRRILPKNAEAIRSYGKNAIIVRDSMLQNGPEWKNPVLAESHLAKRIKRKQIPTGWTLERYEGKISELVRSPQSQVYRYHLEGFEQDYFVYGDGQKWVAIVGQDGKLETSFPHDAPVNYRNYLTVDKGYTYLGTVKEVEEGAN; encoded by the coding sequence ATGGTGACGCTGGAACAGATTGTCGCGTTATACGTCCGTGCAGATGAACGGCTTCGCGAGTTGGTGCAGTCGCTCGAGGATAGCAGTATCGGCCGGCTGCGTAAAGAAATGCTCCTGCGGCAGATCGAGGAGATCATTGCGGAGCTGACGGCGCAAGCCGGACAGCAGACAGCGGCTCTGATTGGTGACGAATACCGAGCGGGAGCAGCTGCTGCAGTACAACAGATCACCGCTGTAGGAGTAGCCAGAGAAGCCATAGACGATACGTTGAGACCGCTTATCCATCAGCCAGCTGCGCAGTCAATTATGGACGATGCGTTCTATTCCATCCTCGAGGCATCTGACAACATGAGCAGGGACGCCAAACGCCGCATCGAGAATGCAGTTCGCACTGCAAACGAGCGATCGCTGACTGAGGGGATGAGCCGCCGTGAGGCGACGAAACAAGCTGTCGCCGACATCAACAACCGAGGCATCACCGGCATTGTAGCGAAGAACGGAGCGCAGATTCCTGCGGACAAGTACATGGCCGGAGTTGTGCATTACCATCAGCGGAAGGCGCACGTCACTGGAATCGAGAAGATGGTTGTTCAGAACGGGCTCGACCTGGTCTACGTCAATTTTGTCGGCATTACCTGCGAGTTTTGTGCGAAGTACCAGGGGCGTGTTTATTCGATAAGCGGCAACGATCCGCGCTTCCCGAAGCTCGAGTTGCGACCGCCGTACCATTCGCACTGTGTTCATTCCATATCAGCTTGGATTGAGGAGTACGCGCCGGTGGACGAGGTCGAGCGCATGATTACGACGTCGAATCGACCATTTACCGACAACAGGACAGAAGCGAATATTCGGCGATACAACGAGATGCAGCGTGACAAGTCCAGGAAGAACGAGACTCGGAAGCAATGGATGCGATATAAGGCAGTACTGCCGAACGATACGCCTGATCTCCGGCAGTTTGCCAGCATTAAGACAAAGAGCGGACAGGCTTACGCCGATTTGCAGGAACTTTACCGTAAGACGAACGTAATTAACAAGAGAAGAATTTTACCAAAGAACGCTGAAGCGATCCGTTCCTATGGGAAAAATGCTATAATTGTGAGAGATAGCATGTTACAAAATGGACCGGAATGGAAAAATCCTGTTTTGGCGGAATCACACCTTGCTAAACGAATCAAACGCAAGCAGATCCCCACGGGCTGGACACTTGAACGCTATGAGGGTAAGATTAGCGAGCTTGTACGCAGCCCCCAGAGCCAGGTCTATCGATATCATCTTGAGGGATTTGAACAAGATTATTTCGTTTACGGCGACGGTCAGAAATGGGTTGCTATTGTTGGCCAGGACGGTAAGCTGGAAACGTCATTTCCGCACGATGCCCCGGTTAATTATCGGAACTACCTGACTGTAGACAAAGGATATACGTATCTCGGAACTGTGAAGGAGGTGGAAGAGGGTGCAAATTGA
- a CDS encoding HK97 gp10 family phage protein, which produces MARGRGFSFDLEGIEVMVSEFDRFADKLDRSLEVAIVKLAHKVIHDAKRLAPLDEGDLEAALVVGEVVQMIGRMYVDVGTSPEVDHYAVVQHEGFRVTSKGTLVVFEPGEKTTSKGSYNGERPGKKFLERALKMNEKLIIEELLKALEG; this is translated from the coding sequence ATGGCAAGGGGAAGAGGCTTTAGCTTCGATCTCGAAGGCATTGAGGTCATGGTCAGTGAGTTTGATCGTTTTGCTGATAAGTTGGATCGGAGTCTTGAGGTAGCAATTGTGAAGCTTGCTCATAAAGTTATCCATGATGCAAAGAGACTGGCTCCACTTGATGAAGGAGACCTCGAGGCTGCTCTGGTTGTTGGAGAAGTAGTGCAAATGATTGGTCGTATGTATGTAGACGTCGGAACCAGTCCTGAGGTCGATCATTATGCCGTTGTGCAACACGAGGGTTTCCGAGTTACCTCTAAAGGGACGCTTGTTGTTTTTGAACCAGGCGAAAAAACGACTAGTAAGGGTTCGTACAATGGTGAACGACCTGGCAAGAAGTTTCTTGAGCGTGCTTTGAAGATGAACGAGAAGCTGATAATTGAAGAATTATTGAAGGCACTGGAGGGATGA
- a CDS encoding scaffolding protein — protein MYETIARQYRLRLNLQLFAGDGGGSGGSGGDGGDGGNGGGAGGGEKTFTQAEVDAMMGQRLPRAEKAAQKALAKELGYDSVEAMQAALKKPEGGSKGKGDDSKGIDPADVEKLLDERLKEREKEQNDKTFKRLLAAEVKVFASELGFADWEDAHALANLSKVKEDDKGNLTGVKEALEELLKKKPHLGKQKPGAGAFGANLPGGGGGSDKKDRLERMKKLAQGAGTTVSAGNDPWKR, from the coding sequence ATGTACGAGACAATAGCAAGGCAATATCGACTCCGCTTGAATCTTCAGCTTTTCGCAGGGGATGGCGGAGGCTCTGGCGGCTCCGGTGGAGACGGCGGAGATGGTGGTAACGGCGGTGGCGCCGGTGGCGGGGAGAAGACATTTACCCAGGCCGAAGTAGATGCAATGATGGGTCAACGCTTGCCTCGTGCCGAGAAGGCTGCGCAAAAGGCACTGGCTAAAGAACTGGGCTATGACTCGGTCGAAGCTATGCAGGCAGCGTTGAAGAAGCCGGAAGGTGGCTCCAAGGGCAAGGGTGACGACAGCAAGGGAATCGACCCCGCAGACGTTGAGAAGCTGCTGGACGAACGCCTGAAAGAACGCGAGAAGGAGCAAAACGATAAGACGTTCAAACGCCTTCTTGCGGCCGAGGTTAAGGTTTTCGCGAGTGAACTCGGATTCGCCGATTGGGAAGACGCGCATGCCTTGGCCAATCTGTCTAAGGTCAAGGAAGATGACAAAGGCAATTTGACCGGCGTGAAAGAAGCGCTTGAAGAGCTTCTGAAGAAGAAGCCACACCTGGGAAAGCAAAAACCGGGTGCAGGCGCCTTTGGCGCAAACTTGCCTGGTGGCGGTGGAGGTAGCGACAAAAAAGACCGCCTAGAACGAATGAAGAAGTTGGCACAAGGCGCTGGAACGACGGTGTCGGCAGGCAATGACCCATGGAAACGATAA
- a CDS encoding head decoration protein, translating into MRLQPRNRFEVDSDYEILASLDVVREVTNGITIDAAAVDADSEGNKIIKKGMPMAKLTASGKYVPYDAAGEDGSENPTVILKRTINVKDGDHVVGAYEVAKVISARIPVTVDATLRGKMPHIVFA; encoded by the coding sequence ATGCGATTGCAACCGAGAAACCGGTTCGAGGTCGACTCGGACTATGAAATTCTCGCATCGCTTGATGTTGTTCGGGAAGTAACGAATGGCATCACGATTGATGCGGCTGCCGTGGATGCTGATAGTGAAGGCAATAAAATCATTAAGAAAGGCATGCCGATGGCTAAGCTTACCGCCTCTGGCAAATACGTGCCTTATGATGCTGCAGGTGAGGACGGCAGTGAAAACCCGACAGTCATCCTCAAACGTACCATCAACGTCAAGGATGGCGATCATGTTGTCGGAGCCTATGAAGTGGCGAAGGTTATTTCGGCTCGAATTCCAGTGACTGTTGACGCCACGTTACGCGGGAAAATGCCACACATTGTATTTGCCTAA
- a CDS encoding minor capsid protein, with protein MLSEDLISFLAFSGFNTFPDEGFIPADIPDEKLPAFFVFSTGGFSPHDYIPRESPTFQVIVKGKSYKTYPAHKAVAEAQAKRLIDFLHRKNNYTAGTAYIWSSQAVQSNPIPLGLDDNDRPMYSTNFVFQVRGAG; from the coding sequence ATGCTGTCGGAGGACTTGATTAGCTTTCTGGCCTTTTCGGGCTTTAACACTTTCCCAGACGAGGGCTTCATACCTGCTGATATTCCGGATGAAAAGCTACCCGCGTTTTTTGTGTTCAGCACGGGTGGCTTTTCGCCGCATGATTACATCCCGCGGGAAAGCCCGACGTTTCAGGTCATTGTCAAAGGCAAGTCTTATAAGACTTACCCGGCTCACAAAGCGGTAGCTGAAGCCCAGGCTAAGCGACTGATCGATTTCTTGCACAGGAAGAATAATTACACAGCTGGTACAGCCTACATCTGGTCGAGCCAGGCGGTGCAATCCAATCCGATCCCGCTAGGACTCGACGATAACGATAGGCCCATGTATTCGACCAATTTTGTATTTCAAGTGAGAGGAGCAGGATGA
- a CDS encoding phage terminase small subunit-related protein: MAKERSPNRDIAKQMWLGSGGKMLLKDIAAVLSLGETQIRKWKSQDKWAADLNSNVTNESNSNVTKRKGAPKGNKNAVGNKGGAPRGNQNAKGNRGGPGGPHGNKKAVTTGEHESIWFDTLDEDEQELLGEIDKDPAALAAESIALLSIRERRMLHRIKNLTEGLTETQRRELQQLRTIKEAIPVHDERTGKTKTVVSTRDELVVAEIEEKTISAVERILQTEEGLTRVQAQKLKAIKLLYEISSPEQQARVDKLRGEARKLGVNNVKEPLHIVVDYGDDGNEGEES, translated from the coding sequence ATGGCAAAGGAGCGCAGCCCGAATAGAGACATTGCCAAGCAAATGTGGCTGGGCAGCGGTGGCAAGATGCTGCTTAAGGACATCGCCGCCGTACTCAGCCTTGGGGAAACCCAGATACGAAAGTGGAAGAGCCAGGACAAATGGGCCGCCGATCTCAATAGTAACGTTACCAATGAATCCAATAGTAACGTTACCAAACGAAAGGGAGCGCCGAAGGGTAACAAGAACGCAGTTGGCAACAAGGGCGGCGCTCCTCGAGGCAACCAGAACGCCAAGGGCAACCGTGGCGGACCCGGCGGGCCGCACGGCAATAAGAAGGCGGTCACGACCGGCGAGCATGAGTCTATTTGGTTCGACACACTGGATGAAGATGAGCAGGAGTTGCTGGGGGAGATCGACAAGGATCCGGCTGCGCTTGCTGCCGAATCGATTGCCTTACTATCTATTCGAGAGCGCCGAATGCTACATCGCATCAAGAACCTGACGGAAGGCCTGACAGAAACACAACGGAGGGAACTGCAGCAGCTTCGGACGATCAAGGAAGCAATTCCGGTTCACGATGAACGTACTGGAAAGACGAAGACGGTAGTCAGTACGCGCGACGAATTGGTGGTGGCGGAGATTGAGGAGAAGACCATATCCGCCGTCGAGCGCATTCTCCAGACCGAAGAAGGATTGACTCGCGTTCAGGCTCAGAAGCTTAAGGCGATCAAGCTACTGTATGAGATCTCAAGCCCTGAGCAGCAAGCTCGAGTTGATAAGCTTCGCGGTGAAGCCCGGAAGCTCGGGGTCAATAATGTCAAAGAGCCGCTGCACATCGTTGTCGACTATGGTGATGACGGTAACGAGGGCGAAGAGTCATGA
- a CDS encoding DNA adenine methylase yields MTIPRILHYPGSKWSLADWIISHMPPHQTYLEPFFGSGAVLFSKERSRLETVNDIDGDIVNLFRVIRERPEELANAIRWTPHSRQEYYESYETVVDDLERARRLVVRLWQGRGGKTAHRTGWRSMIECNGPLLGKEWLSFPSKIHTVAERLKGVQIECQPAIELLQRYKRPDVLVYADPPYMHDTRTTTSYRHEMSNQDHVDLMELLDDHPGPVLLSGYAHPLYDERLKHWRRETRLAKAEGGASREEVLWINPVAAEWGQQRLF; encoded by the coding sequence ATGACCATCCCGCGCATCCTGCATTATCCCGGTAGCAAGTGGAGCTTAGCGGACTGGATTATATCACATATGCCACCACATCAGACGTATCTGGAGCCATTTTTTGGCTCCGGTGCGGTTCTCTTCAGTAAGGAGCGCAGCCGGCTGGAGACCGTGAACGATATCGACGGAGACATCGTAAACTTATTTCGGGTCATTCGGGAGCGTCCAGAAGAGCTCGCGAATGCGATTCGATGGACGCCGCACTCCAGGCAGGAGTATTACGAAAGTTATGAGACGGTAGTAGACGACTTGGAGAGAGCTCGACGACTAGTCGTCCGTCTCTGGCAAGGCCGCGGGGGGAAGACGGCTCATCGTACAGGATGGCGCAGCATGATCGAGTGTAATGGCCCACTGCTCGGGAAAGAGTGGCTGTCGTTTCCGAGCAAGATTCACACTGTAGCGGAGAGGCTTAAAGGTGTACAGATTGAATGTCAGCCCGCAATAGAGTTGCTACAGCGATATAAACGACCGGATGTGTTGGTCTACGCGGATCCGCCTTATATGCATGACACGCGTACGACGACCAGCTACCGGCACGAAATGAGCAACCAAGATCATGTTGATCTCATGGAGTTGCTTGACGATCATCCCGGACCGGTCTTGCTGTCTGGTTACGCGCATCCGCTATATGACGAGCGACTCAAGCATTGGCGGCGAGAAACACGTCTTGCGAAAGCAGAAGGCGGTGCATCGCGGGAAGAGGTCCTTTGGATCAATCCGGTAGCCGCGGAGTGGGGGCAGCAAAGGTTGTTCTGA
- a CDS encoding MarR family transcriptional regulator, translating into MKELTKKQAAVLECVKAFIQQKGYSPTTRELAEALGYQSSSTVHSLLDKLAAKGYISKEASGPRTIRVLHINRAGVEQIVEHCGDLNHYDTEEHNPPECVNNLNEEQQAEIEEWVGVMLRHCAQMAVDMYLDE; encoded by the coding sequence ATGAAGGAATTAACTAAGAAGCAGGCGGCGGTTCTGGAATGCGTTAAGGCATTCATTCAGCAAAAAGGATATTCACCGACGACGCGGGAACTGGCGGAAGCACTGGGCTACCAAAGCAGTTCGACAGTGCATTCGCTACTAGACAAGCTGGCAGCTAAGGGATACATCAGCAAGGAGGCTTCCGGGCCGAGGACGATTCGGGTCCTGCACATTAACCGGGCAGGTGTTGAGCAGATCGTGGAGCATTGCGGTGATTTGAACCATTACGACACTGAAGAGCACAATCCGCCGGAATGCGTAAACAACCTGAATGAAGAACAGCAAGCTGAAATCGAAGAGTGGGTCGGGGTTATGCTCCGGCACTGTGCACAGATGGCAGTAGATATGTACCTCGACGAATAA
- a CDS encoding major capsid protein yields the protein MLEEALSGEELLTYTSNVTVPNDYWQSVLFPPEQTDELTVDVIKASSRLPVMAQIAELGTETAYGSREGVSGTQVEIPKIQRGRWMDEKLIRLLLMANQSGGLRRQEIASIVREQLNDGKYAVDAIRARREWIAMQAVAIGAITYAEGNVKISVDYGYVNDQKPILTGTDKWDDLVNSTPLTDIQTWFQYQADRGVRLTRAFTTQKIISLLLQNKSVRLAYHGDPSGSANPPQLTKAQLDSVTDSLSLPRIVAYDTQARTENDALTGGKLAFTTVRMAPQDRFVMLPDGPLGNYLWAETTESMVDGIEAELTGDMGIYVFRDLVSKHPLRLRTVGVNLAFPVFPYADSVMSATVI from the coding sequence ATGCTCGAAGAAGCGCTGTCTGGCGAGGAATTGTTGACGTATACGAGCAACGTCACTGTGCCGAATGATTACTGGCAAAGCGTGCTTTTCCCACCAGAGCAGACGGACGAACTGACGGTGGATGTTATCAAAGCATCATCCCGTCTGCCTGTCATGGCACAAATCGCTGAGCTCGGCACTGAGACGGCATACGGTTCGCGAGAAGGTGTATCCGGCACGCAAGTTGAGATCCCGAAAATTCAGCGTGGCCGCTGGATGGACGAGAAGCTGATCCGTCTGCTGCTGATGGCTAATCAGAGCGGTGGACTGCGGCGTCAAGAAATTGCATCGATTGTTCGTGAGCAGCTCAATGACGGCAAGTATGCTGTGGATGCCATCCGTGCCCGCCGCGAATGGATTGCAATGCAGGCTGTTGCAATCGGAGCTATTACTTATGCCGAAGGCAACGTGAAGATCAGCGTCGACTATGGTTACGTCAACGATCAGAAGCCGATTCTCACGGGAACGGACAAGTGGGATGATCTTGTAAATTCGACGCCGCTTACTGATATTCAAACATGGTTCCAATACCAAGCGGACCGCGGCGTGCGCCTGACTCGCGCCTTCACGACTCAAAAAATCATCTCGCTGTTGCTTCAAAACAAGTCGGTTCGGCTTGCCTATCATGGAGACCCGTCTGGCAGCGCAAACCCGCCGCAACTCACTAAAGCTCAATTGGACTCCGTTACGGACTCGCTCAGCTTACCTCGTATTGTAGCTTACGACACGCAGGCGCGCACTGAAAACGATGCGCTGACGGGTGGGAAACTCGCATTTACGACAGTCCGAATGGCGCCGCAAGATCGGTTTGTAATGCTGCCTGACGGTCCGCTCGGTAACTATCTGTGGGCAGAGACGACGGAATCCATGGTAGACGGAATCGAAGCCGAATTGACTGGCGACATGGGCATTTATGTGTTCCGCGATCTGGTCAGTAAGCATCCTCTGCGCTTGCGTACGGTTGGCGTCAACTTGGCGTTCCCTGTATTTCCATACGCCGACAGCGTAATGTCGGCTACAGTCATTTAA
- a CDS encoding ASCH domain-containing protein, protein MKAITVWQPWATLLALGEKENETRSRRTNHRGKIAIHAGLKIDRAACEREPIKSTLAKHGYTADNLPTGAIVGIADLAECWAVGEDYNSGVAVLINGADGATRDVSPNERSFGDYSFGRHAYQMKDVQRLERPIPAKGQQGLWNWNGDLP, encoded by the coding sequence ATGAAGGCGATAACCGTTTGGCAGCCGTGGGCGACGCTGCTTGCACTCGGCGAAAAGGAGAACGAGACAAGGAGCCGACGGACAAATCATCGAGGGAAGATCGCGATTCATGCCGGGCTTAAGATCGACCGTGCAGCCTGTGAGCGTGAGCCGATTAAGTCGACGTTGGCCAAGCACGGATACACCGCGGACAACTTGCCGACAGGCGCGATCGTAGGCATAGCTGACCTGGCTGAGTGCTGGGCGGTTGGAGAGGACTACAACAGCGGAGTTGCGGTACTGATCAACGGAGCAGATGGAGCAACGAGAGACGTGTCGCCTAATGAGAGGTCGTTCGGAGATTATTCGTTTGGTCGCCACGCGTATCAAATGAAAGACGTGCAGCGACTAGAGAGACCGATTCCAGCCAAGGGGCAGCAGGGACTCTGGAATTGGAATGGAGATCTCCCATGA
- a CDS encoding PBSX family phage terminase large subunit, which translates to MSTAVKVQFNSHFRRVNRTKRRYRVLRGSAGSGKSVNIAQDYILKLGDPKYAGANLLCVRKVNETNRNSTYAELVGAINRIYGTRADEYWEVLRSPLSIRSRVTGNEVIFRGVNHADDREKLKSITFNHGKLVWIWVEEATELQESDVDILDDRLRGILLNPNLYYQITFTFNPVSAQHWIKRKYFDYESPDVLAHHSTYRTNRFIDPAYYRRMERRRLEDPDGYAVYGLGEWGELGGLIFKNFIIHDFDTSFEMFDTMHIGQDFGFNHANAILTIGVKDGEFFICNEIYVHEMDTGQIIELADRKNLSKYLSMYCDSAEPDRIQMWQNAGYNANAVVKEPGSVQAQIDYLKQRKIHIHPDCFNTIKEIQQWSWRKDKKTGLYLDEPVNFMDDAMAALRYAAEPLRRPELQYSNQRPNGW; encoded by the coding sequence ATGAGCACGGCTGTTAAAGTACAGTTCAATAGCCACTTCCGTCGTGTCAACCGGACGAAACGTCGTTACCGCGTACTCCGTGGCAGCGCCGGCTCCGGGAAGTCGGTTAATATCGCTCAGGATTACATCCTGAAGCTCGGTGATCCGAAGTACGCCGGGGCCAACCTGTTGTGTGTCCGGAAGGTCAACGAGACGAACAGAAACAGTACCTACGCGGAGTTAGTCGGCGCCATCAACCGAATATATGGAACGCGCGCCGATGAGTACTGGGAAGTGCTTCGCTCGCCGCTGTCAATCCGGAGCCGAGTAACCGGCAATGAAGTCATCTTCCGCGGCGTCAATCATGCAGACGATCGAGAAAAGTTGAAGTCAATTACTTTTAATCACGGTAAGCTTGTCTGGATATGGGTGGAGGAAGCGACTGAGCTGCAGGAATCTGACGTCGACATTCTCGATGATCGGCTTCGCGGCATCCTGCTGAATCCGAATCTGTATTATCAGATTACGTTCACATTCAATCCGGTCTCGGCCCAGCACTGGATTAAACGAAAGTACTTTGATTACGAGAGCCCGGATGTTTTGGCCCATCATTCGACGTACCGAACGAATAGATTCATCGACCCGGCTTATTATCGCCGGATGGAGCGGCGCCGACTTGAGGATCCGGATGGATACGCCGTGTATGGTCTCGGCGAATGGGGAGAACTCGGTGGCCTGATCTTCAAGAACTTCATCATTCACGATTTCGATACATCTTTCGAGATGTTCGACACAATGCATATCGGGCAAGACTTCGGCTTCAACCATGCGAATGCGATTCTCACCATCGGTGTTAAAGATGGTGAGTTTTTTATTTGCAACGAAATCTACGTGCACGAGATGGACACAGGCCAGATCATTGAGCTAGCCGATCGTAAAAACTTAAGCAAGTACCTGTCCATGTATTGTGACTCGGCGGAGCCGGACCGGATCCAGATGTGGCAAAACGCAGGCTATAACGCGAACGCTGTCGTCAAGGAGCCTGGCAGCGTTCAAGCGCAGATCGATTATCTGAAACAGCGAAAGATTCACATCCATCCGGACTGCTTCAATACGATTAAAGAAATCCAACAGTGGTCATGGCGTAAGGACAAGAAGACGGGCTTGTATCTGGATGAACCAGTCAACTTTATGGATGATGCTATGGCTGCATTGCGGTATGCAGCAGAGCCGCTGCGTCGGCCGGAGTTACAATACAGCAACCAGCGTCCGAACGGCTGGTAG
- a CDS encoding site-specific DNA-methyltransferase yields MHIITIPLSRIRPAAYNPRVDLQPGDPEYEKLRRSIETFGYVEPIIWNERTGNMVGGHQRYKILRARGDVEAAVSVVDLDEQQERLLNLALNKVSGRWDEEALARLLEELQAGGVDLELSGFEAEEIGELIATLPHNIEIDDPVVEDDFDVGRALEQIKEPETRRGDVWQLGRHRLVCGDATNEADVALLMDAAMAALVVTDPPYNVAVESDSERLAADGRSSILNDNMPAEDFAGFLNAVFQRYAGIMVPTAAIYVFHPSSYQREFEDAMEAAGIEVRSQCVWVKNAASFGWSQYRWQHEPVFYAHMRGKSPAWYGDRKQSTVWRSGLPAEEPEPSTVWEVSRGNVNAYVHPTQKPLPLLAIPIGNSSQRGDVVVDFFGGSGSTLMTSEQMDRECRLLELDPVFCDVMKERFRTATGIEPILIRRAEAK; encoded by the coding sequence ATGCACATCATTACGATTCCGTTATCTCGAATTAGACCGGCCGCCTATAATCCCCGCGTCGATCTGCAACCCGGCGATCCGGAGTACGAAAAGCTTCGGCGCAGCATCGAAACCTTTGGGTACGTGGAGCCCATCATCTGGAACGAGCGGACCGGGAACATGGTCGGCGGCCATCAGCGCTACAAGATACTGCGCGCTCGCGGTGATGTGGAAGCGGCCGTCTCCGTCGTCGACCTGGACGAACAGCAGGAGCGGCTTCTCAACCTAGCGTTGAACAAAGTTTCTGGTCGCTGGGACGAGGAAGCGTTGGCCAGGCTGCTCGAAGAGTTGCAAGCCGGCGGCGTCGATTTGGAACTGAGCGGATTCGAAGCGGAGGAGATTGGCGAGCTGATCGCCACGTTGCCGCATAACATTGAAATCGACGATCCGGTTGTAGAGGATGACTTCGATGTCGGCAGGGCGCTCGAGCAGATCAAGGAGCCCGAGACGCGCCGCGGCGATGTTTGGCAGCTCGGCCGGCACAGGTTGGTGTGCGGCGATGCTACGAATGAAGCAGATGTTGCGCTGCTGATGGATGCCGCCATGGCGGCGTTGGTTGTAACGGATCCACCGTACAACGTGGCCGTCGAGAGCGATTCTGAGCGCCTGGCCGCCGACGGCCGCAGCTCCATATTGAACGACAACATGCCCGCGGAGGATTTCGCGGGCTTTCTTAATGCCGTTTTTCAGCGGTATGCTGGAATCATGGTTCCGACGGCGGCGATCTATGTCTTCCATCCGTCTTCATACCAGCGAGAGTTCGAGGATGCTATGGAGGCAGCCGGCATTGAAGTTCGTTCGCAATGCGTATGGGTGAAGAATGCAGCCTCCTTTGGCTGGTCGCAGTACCGATGGCAGCATGAGCCCGTCTTCTATGCTCACATGAGAGGCAAGTCGCCTGCGTGGTATGGCGATCGAAAGCAATCAACGGTATGGCGTTCTGGATTGCCTGCCGAGGAGCCGGAGCCGTCCACGGTGTGGGAAGTTTCACGCGGCAACGTGAATGCATACGTTCATCCTACACAAAAGCCGTTGCCTTTGCTGGCCATTCCCATCGGCAATAGCAGTCAGCGTGGCGATGTCGTCGTCGACTTCTTCGGCGGTTCCGGATCCACGCTAATGACCAGCGAGCAAATGGACCGGGAATGCCGGCTTCTGGAGCTGGATCCAGTCTTCTGCGACGTGATGAAGGAACGATTCAGGACGGCGACCGGCATCGAGCCAATACTCATCCGGCGCGCTGAAGCAAAATAA